The Rhododendron vialii isolate Sample 1 chromosome 3a, ASM3025357v1 nucleotide sequence ACCAGTTGCTTTAACATGTGAATGTGATACTGCCAACAAGAATGTTGGTAGATCACTTATTTATACGGCACCAATACTAAAAAGTTGACCGGCTAGGAAACCGAAATAATTTCTTTAACTCACAAAGTAACTAACTCACAAAGTAACTAAAGGCTAAACCACAAAGCTCAATACTCTCCACAGTAAATTCCCACATCCACAGAGCAAATAGTCAACCAAATCATAAGTCTTCACAAGGGACAAAAGGTGTATTCAATAATAACAAAGGCACAAAGCTACCTGTATTATACAATCAACACCAGGAATGTCGAGTCCACGAGCTGCAACATCAGTACAGAGAAGAATGCCACTCGAAAGAGATGTAAATGAAGCTAATGCTTTCTCCCTCGCAGTCTAGTAGACACAATAAGTAACGAGAGGCTGTAGAATCAGTCGGGTTATTGTGCAATAACAACAGCCATAAAGTGCTAAATCATGTGTCCTAACATGACAATCTACGGAAAGCAGGAAAGGTACCTGCTTCATCTTCCCATGAAGAGGTATTATAGAAAAACCCTTTAGAGCAGCAAGCCGTTGAAGGACAATTCCCCAATAATCAACACAAGCGCAAGTCATGAAATAGCTGCAGCATAAAAGCAAATCATTCTAGAGAGATCAAAAAAATTGTGCTCCCGTGGCCTTAAACAAATTATGTCAGCCATCTTCCAAAAAAAGTCATAAATTCAACTCACACTATAACTTTTTTTGGCTTGTTCTCAACAAGGAGATCCACAAGTTGTGATGGCTTCTTATCTGCTTCACATTGAAGATACTGCAAAATGAAACAGCAAATCACAATCACAGGCAGTACATCTAACACGAAGTGAAATGTCCAACTAACAAAGGTATATCAACTTAAAAAACAGACACATACCTCAAGATGAAGACCAGAAGGCGTTTTCGAAGAGACTAACTGTTGTGTGGATGATGATTCATTACATGATTTTGCTTCTGATCGAACTTCAACCCTCACAGGATTCCTCAATCCTGCCTTGGATAGCTCTTCAACTGCCTCCGTCTGAGTAGCTGAAAAAAGACCAGTTCTTCTAAGCTTTGGTAATCGAGTAATAATGGAATTTATCTGCTTCTGGAATCCCATATCCAATAACCTATCAGCCTCATCTAAGATCAAAACCTGTACAACCAGCAGCGATTATTCATAAACCACAATTTTTACTATGGCGTAGCAAGGTAAATGTAGTGAATCCATTACCAATGTCTTTTTATGGCACAAGTTTAAATCTTCCTGAAGTACAGGCATACTAACTATGAGTAACTTCAAATCCATTCTTCCAAGGCATTGGTTGCCTTACTGGTCATTATAATCAATAATCACCCCAGGCACACTTTCATTGCAGCCTTTTCCCAGTCAGTCTGTATAACCCTTTCCATATAATATGGGGAACAGAGTGCATACTATAACAccaacaaattctttttttgaacagcaaataaagtaaaatttcattaataacACTAACAAATTCAACAAAACTTTCCAGTCAAGTTGTTCCAAATACTgaagaagagaaggagaaaaCACGACATGTGGCAAGGAAGATAGTTAATTAAAAAGATACAATTCAGAAATCAGAATACTTTGTGATGTACCAAGAACGTAAGTGGAGGTTAGCACCATTTGTTTGCAGCATAAGACAATTAACAGAACACGCACCTTGCCTTAGATAACGTATCCTATAAAAGTCATTCAAGAACATTCAAAGAAACTAATGATTGAATCAATCACAATGCATGCACAGTGACAAACCTCAAGGTTTCTGAAGTCCAAAATATCCATCCGCTCCATTATGTCATGCAGTCTTCCAGGTGTGCCAATCAATATATTTGCTCCTTCCTCCTCTATTTTCTTCGTATCTGATTTTACATCTCCTCCCCCCACAAGAAGTATTGACTTAACATGTGATAATGTAGAAATGAAAGGTTGGGCAACATGGTATATCTGTGACGACAGTTCTCTGGTGGGGGATATTACTATACCCATTACCTGTTGGAATGCCAAAGGTGAGACAACAAAAAACAATGCAAACAAGCAATGCTAAATACTCTTGCATAATGGGAGTAATTACTTGAATaatacaaacaaaagaaaaagttttcgCATGGGCTTGAAATCCCAcaggcccggcccggcccgggGGCAAGGCCCAAGAGACCATTGCCTAGGGCCCCCAAAACCAGCCCAAGAAAGGGGCCCCCATTATGTACAAGTGTACATATATTGTGTATGTGAATTCGTAAGTCATCTAGTCGCGCGGTTCAGTGGttgggttgggggggggggggggggggggggggggggggggtggggggggttGCCACAGCTGACTTCAATCCATCTGCATAACATCATTTTCGTGAACCATGTTATACTGGTCACCTGGCCACAACTCGAACTCATGACCTACGAGTGAAAGAAAATACTGCATTCTAACCGCTGGGACAAAGTGTTAACTTGCAATAAAGTTGCGAACATCGTTCAcataaagaaaattttcaataaatcaTATCCTGATCTCCAAAACTTATTTCTCATATTTATAGCTTCAAATTTTCTGAAAGTATTCTTTTATACACATAATGTACTTGTTTTAcctattaaactagtctttatTGTATGGTCTACTTTTCTGTTAAAAGTAAATAGGCCCCATATTGTTAGTTGACCTAGGGTCCCAAAATGCATAAGGCAGGCCCTGCCCGACTAGGGTGGTAAGCTTGAATTAGAGGTGGGCGGACCTTTCTCTAACAGTCTTACTGCATTCAATTTCATAATTGTGCAGCCGCTTCAGTTTTcttaagaaaaatgaaacaaaaaagtaCACTATTAAAAGTGAGCGTGAGTATTAGTCCTGGCACTATGTTTTTTATCATCACATTTAGGGCAGTAACTACAATACTACTTAATGATGCGGGTGCTGGTGCACAGATCTGTTAGGTGGCAGTGGCAACCAATTCATTGCAATATCATTATCTCCACGTACTTTGAATCCACATGTAATCCCTCAACAAAAAATCAACCTTCAGAATCCTATTGAGACTCCAACCACATAGAAGACAACAGCAAATAATCACTCTACTCAAGCTGTGTTTCGTGGAGGCATCTGAATGCATTTCTTAACACCTTTATCTTACAACGTTTTTTCAGAAAACTTCATGGAATTTCGAGGGATGCTTCTTAACTTATTCCTGAAGCTTAACACTCGAATTCAACCCACAAATGCAGTTAACAATAAAAAAACGATTGAAAACCCACATTTTCCCAAAGACTGGTTCAAATATTACCAAAACTTAAACTGGCAGACTACTTCTTCAAACCATGAGATTAAAAACGTGGTTGCTAAGCACAATTTCTcgaaagtaaaatgttttctaGTTGTTCCGGAACAAGTTGTATATAAATTAAGTGGTAATTAAAACACCGCCAACAAGTCCTTTTTAACCATggttgcttttctttttctgcattttctctATTGATTTCTGCGTTGTAGTTGGTTTCTTGGCCATCTAGATGTTGCATGAGGTGTTTTCCATGCACATAGTGCTTCCGACAGGAGTGCTAGAGTCGTTTGGTTGGTGTCGGTCAATCTCTATAGGAAGCTTCGTCAATTGTGGAACTGCCGCGATATATGTACATCGGCAAGTTGCATGCGCTACTCCGACATCTGACTGTCTGATCATTTTATTGCCTGGACATATATCCTTCATTTGATTTGGATGTGCTATTTGTCTCACTTGTGTGCAATACATCTTTTTTTAGTTGTATTAGATGCACACAAGGTTGTAATCTTTATTATCAATGAAGTTCttactctaaaaaaaataaaatatgaccTTATTTGCTAACACACAGACATCGCCAAGAGAAACTGGCCCAAATTAATGgccaaaaatgcaaaaataaagacCATAGTGAACTACAAACAACCAAAAGATTTGTCTTTAAACTTACGCATATGTTCTGCGCATTTTCACTCCATTAATCATACTTTGGTGACCATCTACTCTACCAACGCAGTGGTGACACAATCACATGGTACCCAAAATGTGGTCACCATAGGATTTCTCAATCATATAACTAGACAGTGAAATATCTCCACCTACCAATTCCACCACATAAACGATATCAATCCGAATGTGATTAAATTCCATGACGA carries:
- the LOC131320597 gene encoding DEAD-box ATP-dependent RNA helicase 18 isoform X3 — its product is MASTTYPPNSDNRALTETRFSDLKPPLSEPILEALTRSGFDFCTPVQAATIPLLCSFKDVAVDAATGSGKTLAFVVPLVEILRRCSTLPKPHQVMGIVISPTRELSSQIYHVAQPFISTLSHVKSILLVGGGDVKSDTKKIEEEGANILIGTPGRLHDIMERMDILDFRNLEVLILDEADRLLDMGFQKQINSIITRLPKLRRTGLFSATQTEAVEELSKAGLRNPVRVEVRSEAKSCNESSSTQQLVSSKTPSGLHLEYLQCEADKKPSQLVDLLVENKPKKVIVYFMTCACVDYWGIVLQRLAALKGFSIIPLHGKMKQTAREKALASFTSLSSGILLCTDVAARGLDIPGVDCIIQYDPPQDPNVFVHRVGRTARMGRRGSSIVFLLPKEEAYIEFLHIRRVPLEEKKCSDNAPDVVPDQQWKNEKAVAEQTLKSQNNTSSQR